DNA sequence from the Alosa alosa isolate M-15738 ecotype Scorff River chromosome 2, AALO_Geno_1.1, whole genome shotgun sequence genome:
ATATGAAACCATAACAATGAATGAgaatctgaaaatgtacatgAAAGGAAAGGAGTTATAAGGTCTTGGCGTctagaaaacaaaaacagcccTTGGCACCAGTTCAAGGTAGGCGGAAAGAGTCTAGCAATTCCAAAAGCAACTGCTTAAAAAAATGACTTCCCTTTTAAAACCAAACTAAATGGATCACCACCAAGGCATTATAAATGCTTCCCTTTGGTGAAGATCAGTTGATTCATCCTTGCTCTCTAAAAACAGGGGTGAACAGTACTGTGGTGAAACATTTTGGTCTCAGATCACTTATTTTCCAATCAAACATGTTACGAGGTATTCTTCTGTTGGCATGTCTTGCACTGACATCACAGCCTATGGAGTGTCGACCAGGTAAGCATACTAGAGACCTTAAAATCTTGTGTTGGTGTTGATATCTAGAAAAAGAAATGAGGCTCATTGTATGTAGCATTTGTATGTTCCAGTTTCTATGTATCAATACAGAAGtcctgtataataataataataataataataataataataatacaaaactaTATTTCTCAAAATATATCAGTTAAAGATTTCGTTTCCATTTCTACAGGGGGTGATGTTCATGTTGTTGATCCCCGTGGTATCAATGCGACCAATGACAATTACGAGGTGGAGAAAATTCTACGCAGATTTAGAGTTGTTGAACGTAGCTGCAAGGAAATCCAACAGAACTATGGTATTCATGAAGGTGAGCCCCTATGTCCCTATCTTTATCTGATAATTAAACAAAAAGTGTTTCCATTTTCCCCCCAATTATTTTATAATTGATCATGAATGATTTCATTTTAGATGGTCTGTATTACCTCACCACCTCCAGTGGGGTCGTGTACCAGACCTACTGTGACATGACCACAGCAGGTGGTGGATGGACACTGGTAGCCAGTGTGCACGAGAACAACATGTATGGGAAATGCACTGTGGGGGACCGATGGTCCAGTGAGCAGGGAAGCAATCCCAACCGCCCTGATGGAGAGGGTACATGGGCCAACATGAACACCTTTGGGACTGCAGAGGGTGCAACATGTGATGACTACAAGGTAAAATCCCATTTACTTTCAGAAGATAGAAAAACTGAGGAAGCAAAAGAATAATAACTAATAATGAGGCTTATGAGTTAATGAGATTACTTAAACCTTACTGTACCTATACCTTGATACAATTGAATGTTTGAAATTAACATTGAAATTGAGTTCCTTATCTTCCACAGAATCCTGGTTATTATGATATTGTAGGGGAGGATGTGTCTGTTTGGCATGTGCGTAACAATGTTCCACTACAACACTGGGCAATTGCTGCCATCCTAcgataccacacagagacaagatTTCTCACACTCAATGGAGGAAACCTCTACCAACTCTACCAGGTACATGGAGCATCAAAGgtgatcacatacacacaataagtAATGTACAGTGCTTTAccataaatgtatttatatcaCGATTTTTAGCGCTACCCAGTGAGGTATAATGTTGGAGCGTGTAGGACTGACACTGGACCATCCATTCCTGTGGTGTACGATTATGGAAATGCTGAGACCACAACCGAATTATATGGCCCAGATGCTAAAAGTATGTTAATTTAAAGCATTTTATTATAGCAATTGATTACATTTCATAATGCCAAACTAACAGCCCACTTCTAACATTCCTCTCAAATAAATGCAACTTCTACAATATAGAAATTCTCAAATTAGCATAAACACGCTGGAATGAGTTCTTCTTTTACTTTCCCAGATGAATTCACTCCTGGCTACGTCACCTTCAGAGTGTTCAACCATGAGAGGGCAGCCATGGCCATGTGTTCTGGAGTCAGACCCACTGGGTGCAACACTGAA
Encoded proteins:
- the LOC125290226 gene encoding intelectin-like, with the protein product MLPFGEDQLIHPCSLKTGVNSTVVKHFGLRSLIFQSNMLRGILLLACLALTSQPMECRPGGDVHVVDPRGINATNDNYEVEKILRRFRVVERSCKEIQQNYGIHEDGLYYLTTSSGVVYQTYCDMTTAGGGWTLVASVHENNMYGKCTVGDRWSSEQGSNPNRPDGEGTWANMNTFGTAEGATCDDYKNPGYYDIVGEDVSVWHVRNNVPLQHWAIAAILRYHTETRFLTLNGGNLYQLYQRYPVRYNVGACRTDTGPSIPVVYDYGNAETTTELYGPDAKNEFTPGYVTFRVFNHERAAMAMCSGVRPTGCNTEHFCIGGGGHFPEGAPRQCGDFTSFDWNGYAGGHWSASREMTEAAVLLFYR